From the Theobroma cacao cultivar B97-61/B2 chromosome 2, Criollo_cocoa_genome_V2, whole genome shotgun sequence genome, one window contains:
- the LOC18608074 gene encoding zinc finger protein ZAT10, giving the protein MALEALNSPTTATTFSNKYEDIDNNYLETWKKGKRSKRPRSESPTTEEEYLALCLIMLARGSTNDDDHPRQLSSSSSPAAAPAPAPPALKLSYKCSVCNKAFPSYQALGGHKASHRKPSTDAATTNGDNPSATSTTATSAISGSGRAHECSICHKTFPTGQALGGHKRCHYEGGNNNNNNNNNKCGSVSVSVSGVTLSDGGALSQSHRVDFDFDLNLPALPEFCGENKDGRFSQINAEQEVESPLPTKKPRFLIAKEEKLESSLAQN; this is encoded by the coding sequence ATGGCTCTTGAAGCTCTGAATTCTCCTACCACTGCTACAACTTTCAGCAATAAATATGAGGACATCGACAACAATTATCTCGAGACATGGAAGAAGGGCAAACGTTCGAAGCGACCACGGAGTGAGTCTCCTACGACTGAAGAAGAGTACCTTGCTCTCTGTCTCATCATGCTAGCTCGTGGCTCCACCAACGATGATGATCATCCTCGTCAATTATCTTCCTCGTCATCACCAGCGGCTGCTCCCGCCCCGGCTCCGCCAGCTTTGAAGTTGTCTTACAAGTGCAGTGTATGTAACAAGGCTTTCCCTTCTTACCAAGCTCTGGGTGGGCATAAAGCCAGCCACCGCAAACCCTCCACCGACGCTGCTACCACCAACGGGGATAATCCATCTGCCACCAGCACCACAGCCACCAGCGCCATCAGCGGTAGCGGTAGGGCCCATGAATGTTCCATCTGCCACAAGACTTTCCCTACAGGCCAAGCCTTGGGAGGCCACAAACGCTGCCACTACGAAGGTGGCAACaataacaacaacaacaacaacaacaagtGTGGTAGCGTTAGCGTTAGCGTTAGTGGGGTGACGTTATCAGACGGCGGTGCCTTGAGCCAAAGCCACCGCGTCGACTTTGACTTTGACCTGAACCTGCCTGCTTTGCCAGAGTTCTGTGGGGAAAACAAAGATGGAAGATTTAGTCAAATCAACGCAGAACAAGAGGTTGAAAGTCCATTGCCGACTAAGAAACCACGTTTCTTGATTGCCAAGGAAGAGAAGCTGGAATCTTCTTTAGCACAGAATTGA